The sequence ACAAACAGTTTCACTGCTCTGCTCTTCAGTCACACCACAGTCGAGATTGGCAGACAATGATTCATCGATGCGTTTCGGATACGGCAGATTTAGATTGTTCATAATTCTATTGAAGTCTTCAAAAGAGTTGTCTGTTCTCAATCTTGGATTGAGGCGTTTTTCTTCACCAACCGATGTGACCAAGCGTCCCCGGTAATCATGTCCTGGATAAATCAAGGTTTCATCCGGCAATGAGAAGATTTTTTCGTGAATACTACGATAGAGGTTTTCTGGACTTCCTTGTTGGAAATCCGTCCGGCCACATCCACGAATCAAGATGGTGTCTCCGGTAAACACCATGTTCCCAACCTGGTAACTAGTGCAGGCATCTGTATGTCCCGGAGTCGCCAGCGCCTTTAAGGTATGCTTGCCAAAGTGAAGCTCTTGTCCATCCTCCAAAAGAATATCTGCACAACCGACCCCAGCTGGCTTCCCAAC comes from SAR324 cluster bacterium and encodes:
- a CDS encoding rhodanese-like domain-containing protein — protein: VGKPAGVGCADILLEDGQELHFGKHTLKALATPGHTDACTSYQVGNMVFTGDTILIRGCGRTDFQQGSPENLYRSIHEKIFSLPDETLIYPGHDYRGRLVTSVGEEKRLNPRLRTDNSFEDFNRIMNNLNLPYPKRIDESLSANLDCGVTEEQSSETVCTMEEIKNLSENPSEGVLLVDVRTPQEYGNGHVQGSINVPLGDEAQYLDKFKTYEKVYLFCRSGRRARYATSSLNNKGLENIICVPTTGMLHWDQAGYPVN